In the genome of Leopardus geoffroyi isolate Oge1 chromosome B1, O.geoffroyi_Oge1_pat1.0, whole genome shotgun sequence, the window GTATTTCTCTAAAgatcaaataagaaaatgtagGCAAAACTGCTTCATCCCAAGCCTGACATAGCATAATTGCCTAGTAAATGAGAACTCTTAAGCCAGGCTGAGGGCTGAGAAAAGGGTAGTCAGGTGGCATTCACTATgtctggttatttttcttttcttttcttttcttttcttttcttttcttttcttttcttttcttttcttttcttttttcttttttctttccctttctttccttctctcctctcctctcctctcccctcccctccccttcccttcccttcccttccattctgttctcttttttgtaggctccactctcagcatggaacctgacccagggctcaatctcacgatcaagagttggaggtttaactgactgagccacccagacacccctttttcTAGGAAAAAGAAGATGACTTCACAAGAGCTGGCTGAATGCAGAAAGGGAAAGTGTCTTTTGCAGGTGGGATTTAGGCAAGatactctagatttttttttaaggctcagAAAAAACTTAAGAGTGGCCGCAGGATCATTAGCTAATCGAAACATTGAGAAAATAACACTGAGATAAATGGAAGCAGCAGATTTTAAGAACAGAGACCAGGAGAGGAAAATTAGGCTAAGTGCTTGGAACTAATTATTAGGCTTCTGCATTCAGTGAGACAATCTAATTTTCAAAGTGACTTCAATGTGAAGCCAACATGATGGTGTCAAACCGGAAAGCATTTAAAGGTCAAATATAGACACCCAGTGCTATATGCCCTGAATCCTAAAAATAATGGCTAGCATGGTGGGGGATTGTAAGTGTTCCCATGCATTATCTAATTTTATCATTGCAGACATCCAGAGAGACAGGTGTTATGATCTTCCTTTGCCCAAGAAATTATTAAAgcacaaagaaattaagtaacttgtccaaggtcacacaactagtaaaagAGATTCTTATGACTGAAACCCCATTTGTTTTGCTCCAGAGCTCATACACCAACCACAACCACCAACtatcatgaagaaagagaagacaagccCCAAATAACCTTTAAACATACCTTCTAAGGAATGATCAAATATAACCAAGTCCCTGAGTATGTGACACAATAAGGTATAATGTTATTTGTAACaattaaattcaagaaaattgTAAGGCTGTAGTAGTCATATGGCTTCATGATTTAAAGTGGCATTGGagacagcagagaaagaaatgtaagatgTGGACTCATCAGGTTAACTCTGGTGGTGCATTAAGGCAACATTACTAGAAACTTCTGCAGATAAGGAATCCGGTGCAACCATTGATAAAAGCTCAAATGAGACACAGTAAGGATTTGGATCCAGATGGTGACCGTGGTATAAATCTGGAAAACTCATAGCAACATGACCTCTCTTGGGGATGAGCTACAGTTCGTGTGGGGCAATGGCTCACTGTGTCTCCTTTTTCCTCaccatttttacatatttttgaaaatgcacTGCTTTTGATATAAGTCGATAAGTGCTTGAAAGTAGATACTGAAATTACTACTGTTAATATTGACACATTACTTCATAAATTTTACTAGCTAACTGCTTCAGTTTGAATAGtagcagggcccctgggtggctcagtcggttaagcgttggacttcagctcaggtcacaatctggcagttcgtgaattcgagccctagatcaggctctgtgctgacagctcagagcctagagtctgcttcagattctgtgtctccctctatctctgcccctcctctgctcactctctctctctctctctcaaaaatagtaaacattaaaaacaattttaaaaaatttaacagtgGCTGcaaaacacagttaaaaaaaagaaacccactcaACAATCTAATTCCAATATGGAATTGTAAAGACACACTCTATGTATTctgactttattttgaaattttctttttttaggagaCGGACTACTTGAACACATTTTTTCTGCGGGAGGTATGTTAACAGTTGGtgtagaataataataatttcatctTAAACTATTGATTTAAGATCAACTAGACACATTACTAGTTGCGATtgcctaagaaaataaaaagcatcaattttttaaaataaatgtttattcatttttgagaaaaagaacatgaggaggggaggggcagagagagaggaggacagaggatccaaagcaggctccatgctgaaagcagcaagcccaatgcagggctcaaattcatgaaccatgcgatcatgacctaagctgaagtcagacactcaaccaactgagccacccaggtgccccaaaaagcatcaatttttaaatcagaagagCATATGTTGTTAACTCTCATCATACAAAACCGTAAAGGCAAACAACatatgctctttttaaaattaaaatatgcatttcttattttcctaaaCATTTTGGAACTAGCAATACATAATctgatattaatttttcttttaatttaggtATTTTAGCCTTCTAACCAACCATGGGTACTTGAGCGAAGTCTCATAAGAGCTTATAAAACAATTGAACTTCCTTGTTTCCTACTTGTAAAGCAAGCAAGGAGCTTAAAATCATCTGATTAATTGGCACCACATCAAGAATAAACATAGACCATGGATATCTCAATCCTGATTTATTTTGGGGCCTACGCTACCACTTTGGGGTTATCCTCCCAACCCTCTATGACTGGAGGACCGTCACCCCCACTTCTTAGGTGCTGCTGTGGACCTGGCTTTAGTTGATTCATGTGCTCCTTTACTATTCTgcatttctcagcctcccttcACACTTGGCCTGTATCCATACTTCGCACAAGAAAAGTGGATGGTAGAACCGAATCCCTATTCATGAATTAAAGCTAAATAGACAGGAAGCTGGACAATACCAGGGACAGGAAAAAacacttttacctttttttcaatCAATAATAAGTCTTTGAAGTATAAATTAGCCAAATAGATATGCCATTTTACTTCTATGTCTTGCCTTCAGTTCTATTTACCTCATTTGAAAGCAGTACAAATATGAATGAATACGCAAGAAACTGTAACTTCAATTGTGTTTCATTCTCAACaagtaaaagatttgaaaaatatttttagcatatttacaATGTCATATAGTTTGTCTATTACATTAGAAATATACTAATCAGTGTGCACATTATATATTAGCATATAGTATAGTTTAGACATTGTTTTCTCTCATAACTTTGAAACTGTGAAAGAGTTTGTGGGGTTTTTCCATATCAAGGTAGAATGTCCACATAGCTCTTATCCATAATTATGCCTGGGAGGTCCTGTAGAACAATGGAGGTGAGTTGGAACTCTTGAGTCTTGGTTGTCATtagatgtgtgaccttggacaaagaCTTTAGCACTCCAAGTTCCAGTCTCCCACATGGTTACTGTGGAAACCTAATCTTCTAAAATATAAGATACACGTaaaagtatattaatatattttctgtaaaaacGCAAAGTGATACTGCCATgattttacctgttttatttttcagttgcttTGTGGTAGCTTATTGcatatttttgcaattttctgctctctttttctcccatagAGATAACAGGGATTGTTTACGCAGTAATGGCTGGTATCATCGGAACTATCCTCTCAATTGCCTTCTGTATTAAACGACTAACAAAGGTGagattcagtttttaattttgctataAGTGCGCTTCCTCTGAGTGCAATTCAagtcaaagagaaacaaaatttcaTTCCATCTTTTTCAactggacacttttttttttttttttttttgcatttgcccTATAGAGGAAGCTGAAATATAAAACTATCCTCCATTTCccaatgaaaaattttataaagttttgtCTCACTTGGCTGAATATACTTGGATGCGTAGAGATGAAAGAGTCAAATTTCTAATTGTAGTATATACTTTAACCTGTGtgtgcaaaatatttaaaataacatgatatatttacatatgtttaaCACTTTTGCTGGTTTTCATTGTCATATTTCTTTATACAAATTTTTCAAACTCTATCTATGTGTTTCCCAGCATGAgtgactttcttttcttcatcacaAAAGCTAACTTTGTGTCCATATGATACAGCATTCCAAAGCACATAACCTTTactataaatttctatttaagatgttaaaaattttttttaatgtttatttacctttgagacagagaaagacagagtgtgatcagggaaggggtagagagagagggagacacaaaatctgaagcaggctccaggctctgagctgtcagcacagagcccaactcggggcttgaattcacaagccgtgagatcatgacctgagcagaagtcagccgcccaatggactgagccacccagggaccccttctATTTAAGATGTTTAAGATACATTTGTGTGTGTCTATGAGGCTATAATTAGAACTGTGATCCTAGATCATTAAAGACCTAGTCACAAAAGAATGGTACGGTTGAGTTCTCATTCATCCTCTGCTCTTGATCTCTCTTTGTGATCTCCACACCATAaccactatatatatttttttaaaaggcttgttTAGAAGGGTTACAACATTGCTATGACAGGGGTGTAACAAGACTGATAGTAAATTCACATTaagttcctttgcctttttctttttttcttttttttctaatgtctatgtatttatttattttctctgcgAGAGTGAGAGTGccaaagtgtgagcaggagaagggcagagagaagagcaggagacacagaatctgaagctccaggctctgagctgtcagcatagagccagacgcagggcttgaacccacaaacggcgagctcatgacctgagccaagttggacacttaaccgactgggccacccaggcacccctgcctttttcttttttaatgacttcTATTAGGTGACTTCTGTAATTATCCAAACCTATGATGGATTATAAACACTCCATGTAAATGTATCTTGTCTAAATAATACTTCTTAATAAAAGTAATTGAGAGTGCCTGTTGTAATGTGAGAAATTTTGTAAAGACTTGAATGCAAGATGACTCCTCTTGTCTGCAGGATAAATATTGGGAGAAAATCGTCTCCTTGTATTTGGGCATATATGGCAAAATGAGTTGTCTTCTCTCTTGGCTGGCGatctaaaacctaaaaaaaatcaataaaatacttagttggcaaaattcagagaaaatattctatttgtatatagaaaactTGGATCGTGTCCATTATACTAAGAGAccttacttcttttttgtttttaatctgagaaagagaggatgagaatctcaagcaagctccacactctgtgcagagcccgatgcagggctggatcccacgaccctgggatcatgccctgggacaaaattaagagtctgaccctcaaccaactaagccacccaggggctcccttacctctttttaaaaaaatttccattttagctTTTCATTACAGCATGGAAATATGAGAGTCAATGTTTGGGGTAATAATTCACCTATGGAAACATCAAATACTATttataaagacaaatacaaattgAAATCAAAGTTTGTAGATATCTATGAAACCATAAATTCTTCCAAAAGTAACCTCTACAAAGCACATATTaatcaaaaggaaacaaacttcagtcccaaaaaatatttaaaaaaatttttttaatgtttatttatttttgagagagaaagagaaacgcaagcaggggaggggcagagagagagggagacacagaatccgaagcaggctccaggctctgagctgtcagcacagagcctgacacagagccctacatgaggctcgaactcatggacgttgagttcatgacctgagccaaagtcagaagcttaaccaattgagctacccaggagccccaccccctaaaatatttttaacttgagGCATTTTCTTGATAAGGTCTTAACTTTAGAAAATTGTGGCATTAATATTTATCTGGTTTTTATTCATAGAAAACTCCATCTCCCGTGCAAACTGCACAACCAGAGGACGCAGATCCTGAAAGTTCTGTAGAAACAAGAAATCCAGGTTGGTGCTAATATTCTTAATGCCTTTTGCATTTTGGTGAGGGAAAAAAATTAGTTCTGATTTGGGAGAGGTATGCCCAAGTAAGATTcatttgtattctattttatcGATGCTACTTctataagatttttttatgtaaacattTGTCTTCAGCATAATGAAATTACCCCTTAGGcacaaagtatcttttttttttttttttttttttaaaaaaggtaaaacaggggcacctgggtggttcagttggctaagcgtctgac includes:
- the GYPA gene encoding glycophorin-A isoform X1; this encodes MYEKTIILTVFLLSGYSSSQLTTESVSMTHESPVRATTVQSPHVVTTQALPFSIPGDGLLEHIFSAGEITGIVYAVMAGIIGTILSIAFCIKRLTKKTPSPVQTAQPEDADPESSVETRNPEQ
- the GYPA gene encoding glycophorin-A isoform X2; the protein is MYEKTIILTVFLLSDVVTTQALPFSIPGDGLLEHIFSAGEITGIVYAVMAGIIGTILSIAFCIKRLTKKTPSPVQTAQPEDADPESSVETRNPEQ